A single Azospirillum sp. TSA2s DNA region contains:
- the bcsN gene encoding cellulose biosynthesis protein BcsN yields the protein MPETSISGMARTGWKRAALLAALAAATLLTSGCAGWVRDNLTQAPTPWRRVQPTALPVTMPDSRDFPIVAARMRDTGAVYKSYIVVLGNPTVLPGENRLTVDVQTLPDSLFGALVQPPRVFPVPLYTMETLLATTRREFPEMTVKVADAARRNRYGDYDYVTAQDGENSCVLAWQLITDHKRMLPERIEAVRLEYRACGVGSNVRALLAPFDGLSLTLPETVLEAQDLGAM from the coding sequence ATGCCCGAGACTTCGATTTCCGGTATGGCCCGGACCGGCTGGAAGCGCGCGGCGCTGTTGGCTGCTTTGGCGGCGGCGACGCTGCTGACCTCCGGCTGCGCCGGCTGGGTCCGCGACAACCTGACCCAGGCGCCCACCCCGTGGCGGCGCGTGCAGCCGACTGCGCTGCCGGTGACCATGCCGGACAGCCGCGACTTCCCCATCGTCGCCGCCCGCATGCGCGACACCGGCGCCGTCTACAAATCCTACATCGTCGTGCTGGGCAACCCGACGGTCCTGCCGGGGGAGAACCGCCTGACCGTCGACGTGCAGACCCTGCCCGACAGCCTGTTCGGCGCCCTGGTCCAGCCGCCGCGCGTCTTCCCGGTGCCGCTCTACACCATGGAAACGCTGCTGGCGACGACCAGGCGCGAGTTCCCGGAGATGACCGTCAAGGTCGCCGACGCCGCGCGCCGCAACCGCTACGGCGACTACGACTATGTCACCGCCCAGGATGGGGAGAACAGCTGCGTCCTGGCGTGGCAGCTGATCACCGACCACAAGCGGATGCTGCCGGAACGGATCGAGGCGGTGCGTCTGGAATACCGGGCCTGCGGCGTCGGCTCCAACGTCCGCGCCTTGCTGGCACCCTTCGACGGGCTGTCGCTGACCTTGCCGGAAACGGTGCTGGAGGCGCAGGATCTGGGCGCGATGTAG
- a CDS encoding cation:proton antiporter, with protein sequence MHDIVIQVLGVAGLLALVSFLPPLAARFQVPYTVLLAGVGVALGAVIQTFAGMPGKGPFHDFLASLAELDVSSDVLLHIFLPILLFETALAVDVRRLFDDLGPILLMAVVAVFVCTFAVGYAVNLFTPMPLVACLLLGSIVASTDPAAVIGIFRDLGAPRRLTTLVEGESLLNDAAAIALFTLLLDMLTRKATGGAGAAALDFLRDFSGGVVTGYICGRIVCMLVEPVRNQPMAEITLTVALAYLSYVLAEHYVGASGVVAVVASALVIGSVGRTRISPATWGAMEHVWQQLGFWANSLIFLLTAILVPRLMADAGWAEVGLVLVVVLAAFAARAVVLFGLLPILSWAGLAQKVSNSYKAVMLWGGMRGAVSLTLALAVTENFRVPDRVQSFVAVMVTGFVFVTLFVNGTTLRWLIRLLKLDELTPVERAMRNRALALSTDSIRDRVAAVAETYEVDGVVKDVMVARYEERRKQIDQDRQEEAQLTGEDRVTIGLVILVNREEELYYAHFSEGVVSRAVMEMLAGRSGRLLDAVKSQGRNGYRAFEEPFIAFSPWMRAASWLQRRFGIHRPLARRLSMRFEVLVAVRTVLRELLAFTRDRLARVLGQEVAFELEGMLVGRLGIVEQALSALKLQYPDYAVVLQSRYVGRAALRLEHAEYRAMHAESIISQEVLTDLERDLEQRRRVLERLPKLDVRFDVAELVRRVPLFAGLPSERVATIATLLRAQLALPGETIVRKGERGDAMFFIASGAVEVLVPMLAEPVKLGTGDFFGEMALLSRQRRNADVRALGYCQLLVLDEKDFRRLVQKDADLQSHIQAVAEARRQPTQSSSAVPAVS encoded by the coding sequence ATGCACGATATCGTCATTCAAGTCCTGGGCGTTGCCGGGCTTCTCGCCCTCGTCAGTTTCCTGCCGCCGCTGGCCGCCCGCTTCCAGGTGCCCTACACGGTGCTACTGGCCGGCGTCGGCGTGGCGCTGGGTGCAGTGATCCAGACCTTCGCCGGCATGCCGGGCAAGGGGCCGTTCCACGACTTCCTGGCGTCTCTGGCGGAGCTGGACGTTTCCTCCGACGTGCTGCTGCACATCTTCCTGCCGATCCTGCTGTTCGAAACCGCTCTGGCGGTCGATGTGCGCCGGCTGTTCGACGATCTGGGGCCGATCCTGCTGATGGCGGTGGTGGCGGTGTTCGTCTGCACCTTCGCCGTCGGCTATGCGGTCAATCTGTTCACCCCGATGCCGCTGGTCGCCTGCCTGCTGCTGGGCTCCATCGTCGCCTCCACCGACCCGGCGGCGGTGATCGGCATCTTCCGCGACCTGGGCGCGCCGCGCCGGCTGACCACGCTGGTGGAAGGCGAAAGCTTGCTGAACGACGCCGCGGCCATCGCCCTGTTCACGCTGCTGCTCGACATGCTGACGCGCAAGGCCACCGGCGGGGCCGGGGCGGCGGCGCTGGACTTCCTGCGCGATTTCTCCGGCGGCGTCGTCACCGGCTACATCTGCGGCCGCATCGTCTGCATGCTGGTGGAGCCGGTGCGCAACCAGCCGATGGCGGAGATCACGCTGACGGTGGCGTTGGCCTATCTGTCCTATGTGCTGGCCGAACATTATGTCGGCGCGTCCGGCGTGGTGGCGGTGGTGGCGTCGGCGCTGGTCATCGGATCGGTCGGGCGCACCCGCATCTCCCCCGCCACCTGGGGCGCCATGGAGCATGTCTGGCAGCAGCTGGGCTTCTGGGCCAACTCCCTGATCTTCCTGCTGACCGCCATCCTGGTGCCGCGGCTGATGGCCGACGCCGGCTGGGCGGAGGTCGGGCTGGTGCTGGTCGTCGTGCTGGCCGCCTTCGCCGCGCGCGCGGTGGTGCTGTTCGGGCTGCTGCCGATCCTGTCCTGGGCTGGGCTGGCGCAGAAGGTCAGCAATTCCTACAAGGCGGTGATGCTGTGGGGCGGCATGCGCGGGGCGGTGTCGCTGACGCTGGCCCTGGCGGTGACCGAGAATTTCCGGGTGCCCGACCGGGTGCAGAGCTTCGTTGCGGTGATGGTCACCGGCTTCGTCTTCGTCACCCTGTTCGTCAACGGTACGACGCTGCGCTGGCTGATCCGCCTGCTGAAGCTGGACGAGCTGACGCCGGTCGAGCGCGCCATGCGCAACCGCGCGCTGGCGCTGTCCACCGACAGCATCCGCGACCGCGTCGCCGCGGTGGCCGAGACCTATGAGGTCGACGGCGTCGTCAAGGACGTGATGGTCGCCCGTTATGAGGAGCGGCGGAAGCAGATCGACCAGGACCGCCAGGAGGAGGCTCAGCTGACCGGCGAGGACCGCGTCACCATCGGCCTCGTCATCCTGGTGAACCGCGAGGAGGAACTCTATTACGCCCACTTCTCCGAAGGGGTGGTGTCGCGCGCGGTGATGGAGATGCTGGCCGGCCGCAGCGGCCGGCTGCTCGACGCGGTCAAGAGCCAGGGGCGTAACGGCTACCGCGCCTTCGAGGAGCCCTTCATCGCCTTCTCCCCCTGGATGCGGGCGGCGAGCTGGCTGCAGCGCCGCTTCGGCATCCACCGGCCGCTGGCCCGGCGCCTGTCGATGCGGTTCGAGGTGCTGGTGGCGGTGCGCACCGTGCTGCGCGAGCTGCTGGCCTTCACCCGCGACCGGCTGGCCCGCGTGCTCGGCCAGGAGGTGGCGTTCGAGCTGGAGGGCATGCTGGTCGGCCGGCTCGGCATCGTCGAACAGGCGCTGTCGGCGCTGAAGCTGCAATATCCCGACTATGCGGTGGTGCTGCAGAGCCGCTACGTCGGCCGCGCCGCGCTGCGGCTGGAGCATGCCGAATACCGCGCCATGCACGCCGAATCGATCATCAGCCAGGAGGTGCTGACCGACCTGGAACGCGATCTGGAACAGCGCCGCCGCGTGCTGGAACGCTTGCCGAAGCTGGATGTGCGATTCGACGTGGCCGAGTTGGTGCGCCGGGTGCCGCTGTTCGCCGGCCTGCCGTCGGAGCGGGTGGCGACCATCGCCACCCTGCTGCGCGCCCAGCTGGCGCTGCCGGGCGAGACCATCGTGCGCAAGGGTGAGCGCGGCGATGCCATGTTCTTCATCGCGTCGGGTGCCGTGGAGGTGCTGGTGCCGATGCTGGCGGAGCCGGTGAAGCTGGGCACCGGCGACTTCTTCGGCGAGATGGCCCTCTTGTCCCGCCAGCGGCGCAATGCAGACGTGCGGGCGCTGGGCTATTGCCAATTGCTGGTGTTGGATGAGAAGGATTTCCGCCGGCTGGTGCAGAAGGACGCGGATTTGCAGTCCCACATCCAGGCGGTCGCCGAAGCGCGCCGCCAGCCGACCCAGTCGTCTTCGGCCGTTCCGGCGGTGAGCTGA
- a CDS encoding GMC family oxidoreductase yields the protein MADVLDFGSFDYIIAGGGTAGCVLANRLSADPDVSVLLLEAGGKDSWVWLHIPAGYLFCIGNPRTDWCFKTEAEPGLNGRSIHYARGKVLGGCSSINGMIAMRGQARDYDEWAAITGDSRWSWKEVLPVFKGSEDYWRGADEMHGAGGEWRVERQRLRWDLLDRFAEAAQQAGIPRNDDFNRGDNFGVGSFEVNQKGGIRWSAAKAFLRPALDRPNLKLAIEAAIDKVEIADGRVTGIRFTVKGEPARATSKIETVLAAGAIGSPAILQRSGIGPAEHLRKLGIPVVLDAPDVGANLQDHLQLRMIYKVDGIVTLNKRAGSLFGKAMMGLEYALFRKGPLTMAPSQLGVFAKSSAEVATADLEYHVQPLSLEKFGDPLHGFPAFTASVCDLRPASRGWTRITTADHRENPAIAPCYLSDPADKAKAAKALALTRRIVAQPALAPYHPQEYKPGPSFQTEEELAKAAGDIGTTIFHPVGTCRMGGKDDATAVTDAEMRVRGVRGLRVIDASVMPTLTSGNTNTPTVMIAERGAALMRADRRAALKG from the coding sequence ATGGCGGACGTGTTGGACTTCGGCAGCTTCGACTACATCATCGCGGGCGGCGGCACGGCCGGCTGCGTGCTGGCCAACCGGCTGTCGGCCGATCCGGACGTCTCGGTCCTGCTGCTGGAGGCGGGCGGCAAGGACAGCTGGGTGTGGCTTCACATCCCCGCCGGCTATCTGTTCTGCATCGGCAATCCGCGCACCGACTGGTGTTTCAAGACGGAGGCCGAGCCGGGGCTGAACGGCCGCAGCATCCATTACGCCCGCGGAAAGGTGCTGGGCGGCTGTTCGTCGATCAACGGCATGATCGCCATGCGCGGACAGGCGCGCGATTACGACGAATGGGCGGCCATCACCGGTGATTCGCGCTGGAGCTGGAAGGAGGTGCTGCCGGTCTTCAAGGGCAGCGAGGATTATTGGCGCGGCGCCGACGAGATGCACGGTGCCGGCGGCGAATGGCGGGTGGAGCGGCAGCGGTTGCGCTGGGACCTGCTCGACCGCTTCGCCGAGGCGGCGCAGCAGGCCGGCATCCCGCGCAACGACGATTTCAACCGCGGCGACAATTTCGGCGTCGGCAGTTTCGAGGTGAACCAGAAGGGCGGCATCCGCTGGAGCGCGGCCAAGGCCTTCCTGCGCCCCGCTCTCGATCGGCCCAACCTGAAGCTCGCCATCGAGGCGGCCATCGACAAGGTGGAGATCGCCGACGGCCGCGTCACCGGCATCCGCTTCACCGTCAAGGGGGAGCCGGCACGGGCGACATCCAAGATCGAGACGGTGCTGGCGGCAGGCGCCATCGGCAGCCCGGCGATCCTCCAGCGCTCCGGCATCGGCCCGGCGGAGCATCTGAGGAAGCTGGGAATACCCGTGGTGCTGGACGCTCCGGACGTCGGCGCCAACCTGCAGGACCATCTGCAGCTGCGCATGATCTATAAGGTCGACGGCATCGTCACGCTGAACAAGCGGGCCGGCAGCCTGTTCGGCAAGGCGATGATGGGGCTGGAGTACGCGCTGTTCCGCAAGGGACCGCTGACCATGGCGCCCAGCCAGCTCGGCGTCTTCGCCAAATCCTCAGCAGAGGTCGCGACCGCCGATCTGGAATACCATGTGCAGCCGCTGTCGCTGGAGAAGTTCGGCGATCCGCTGCACGGCTTCCCGGCCTTCACCGCCAGCGTCTGCGACCTGCGCCCGGCCTCGCGCGGCTGGACCCGCATCACCACCGCCGACCACCGCGAGAATCCGGCCATCGCCCCCTGCTACCTGTCCGATCCGGCCGACAAGGCGAAGGCGGCCAAGGCGCTGGCGCTGACCCGCCGCATCGTCGCGCAGCCGGCGCTGGCCCCCTACCACCCGCAGGAATACAAGCCCGGCCCCAGCTTCCAGACCGAAGAGGAACTGGCCAAGGCCGCCGGCGACATCGGCACCACCATCTTCCATCCCGTCGGCACCTGCCGGATGGGCGGCAAGGACGACGCCACCGCCGTCACCGATGCGGAGATGCGAGTGCGCGGCGTGCGTGGCCTGCGGGTGATCGACGCCTCGGTGATGCCGACGCTGACCTCCGGCAACACCAATACGCCGACGGTGATGATCGCCGAACGCGGCGCCGCCCTGATGCGGGCCGACCGCCGCGCCGCCCTGAAAGGGTAA
- a CDS encoding tetratricopeptide repeat protein — protein sequence MTTVSEALRMAVGLHQGNRLAEAADIYRKIIQAAPEVADAWHLLGVLHHQSGQSAEAVRLIGEAIRRDPLCAAYHDNFGSALRAAGQADRAAAHHRVATAIDPRWVKPFGNLAGALTDLDDGAGAAVALRRALRLAPESDAYLLRLGDCLYAQERTDEAEECYRRLDALHPGRADCRYRLGLCRLAASRLMAAVLATAGKTVDRIALGEAVAAFADAAADGHADAVKNLFGTAVVAIQTGVMDDATLDRITAAARRRLMAEPRDSVALSVVCYRLYRRGRLDLASRYFRKYARHWTPQDISADFEMLLWSMVRGEPAFFDGLAAKPPACFERAVRRMPVPPDADGGPILLVGCDETYWRRFGAGFLATRLEKAPSCALHVHVVNPSDDTEAELTRLAGDGDAPLSVSFETIDLAALPDPVRLTYFASARFAVTQQLLRQGTGPVIQVDVDALLLSDPGLAMADWQAWDVAVMQDRRGRGPTRDFLAGFLAFNRTPAAQRYLDFVVAYIGRHFDEGRAFWGLDQAAPYCTYDHLVRSGGAPALIRFDFEAFPFLHFLAK from the coding sequence ATGACCACCGTATCCGAAGCGCTGCGCATGGCCGTCGGGCTGCACCAGGGCAATCGCCTGGCCGAGGCGGCGGACATCTACCGGAAGATCATCCAGGCGGCCCCCGAGGTCGCCGATGCGTGGCACCTGCTGGGCGTGCTGCACCACCAGTCCGGCCAGTCCGCCGAGGCCGTGCGGCTGATCGGCGAGGCGATCCGGCGGGATCCCCTCTGCGCCGCCTATCACGACAATTTCGGATCGGCGCTGCGGGCGGCGGGTCAGGCGGATCGGGCCGCCGCTCATCACCGGGTGGCGACCGCCATCGATCCGAGGTGGGTCAAACCCTTCGGCAATCTGGCCGGCGCCCTGACCGATCTGGACGACGGCGCCGGTGCCGCCGTCGCGCTGCGCCGGGCCTTGCGGCTGGCGCCCGAGTCCGACGCCTATCTGCTGCGGCTCGGCGATTGCCTCTATGCCCAGGAGCGGACGGACGAGGCGGAGGAGTGTTACCGGCGGTTGGACGCGCTCCATCCCGGCCGGGCCGACTGCCGGTACCGGCTGGGCCTGTGCCGGCTGGCGGCGAGCCGGCTGATGGCGGCGGTGCTCGCCACCGCCGGAAAGACCGTCGACCGGATCGCCCTGGGGGAGGCGGTCGCCGCCTTCGCCGATGCCGCGGCGGACGGCCATGCCGATGCCGTGAAGAACCTGTTCGGCACGGCGGTGGTGGCGATCCAGACCGGGGTGATGGACGACGCGACGCTGGACCGGATCACCGCCGCGGCGCGTCGGCGGCTGATGGCGGAGCCGCGGGACAGCGTCGCCCTGTCGGTGGTCTGCTATCGCCTGTATCGCCGGGGTCGGCTCGACCTCGCCAGCCGCTATTTCCGCAAATACGCCCGCCATTGGACGCCGCAGGACATCTCCGCCGATTTCGAGATGCTGCTGTGGTCCATGGTGCGCGGCGAGCCGGCCTTCTTCGACGGTCTGGCCGCCAAACCGCCGGCATGTTTTGAGCGCGCCGTCCGCCGCATGCCGGTCCCGCCTGACGCCGATGGCGGGCCGATCCTGTTGGTGGGCTGCGACGAGACCTATTGGCGCCGCTTCGGCGCCGGCTTCCTCGCCACCCGGCTGGAGAAGGCGCCGTCCTGCGCCCTGCATGTCCATGTCGTCAACCCGTCGGACGACACGGAGGCGGAGCTGACGCGGCTGGCCGGCGACGGCGACGCCCCGCTGTCCGTCTCCTTCGAGACCATCGACCTCGCCGCCCTGCCGGACCCGGTGCGGCTGACCTATTTCGCCTCCGCCCGTTTCGCGGTGACGCAGCAGCTTCTGCGGCAGGGCACCGGGCCGGTGATCCAGGTCGATGTCGATGCGCTGCTGCTCAGCGATCCGGGGCTTGCGATGGCCGATTGGCAGGCGTGGGACGTGGCGGTGATGCAGGACCGGCGGGGGCGCGGCCCGACCCGTGATTTCCTCGCCGGCTTCCTGGCCTTCAACCGCACGCCGGCGGCCCAGCGCTATCTCGACTTCGTCGTCGCCTATATCGGCCGGCATTTCGACGAGGGCCGGGCTTTCTGGGGGCTGGATCAGGCGGCGCCCTACTGCACATACGACCATCTGGTCCGCAGCGGCGGGGCACCGGCCTTGATCCGTTTCGACTTCGAAGCCTTCCCCTTCCTTCACTTCCTGGCGAAGTGA
- a CDS encoding indolepyruvate ferredoxin oxidoreductase family protein, whose translation MPKGLRAERAEIDRSYRLDDRYSRAEGQVYLSGTQALVRLLLLQAESDRRAGLNTAGFVSGYRGSPLGGLDQALWQASRHLDAHAISFVPGVNEDLGATAVMGTQQVESSGEGTVDGVFGMWYGKGPGVDRSGDVLKHANAYGSSPRGGVLAVAGDDHGCVSSSMPHQSDLAMIAWSMPVLNPSGVREFLDFGLYGYALSRFSGAWVGFKAISESVESSATVRLPSLDRGFLPVEFDPPPGGLHYRWPDLPSLAIEERLAAKVAAVKAFARVNRIDRTVLGRGGWLRIVTTGKAHLDLMEALRVLGIGPVEAAEIGLSVHKIGLSWPLEPDFALTAARGAEEILVVEEKAPVVEGQLKDLLFHLPAGERPRAVVGKTDEFGAHLLPATGELRPWIVAKALVERIRHRFPERDFSARLADLLPGETPAAPALPRTPYFCSGCPHNSSTKVPEGSKAMAGIGCHFMASWMDRDTVGLSQMGGEGVSWIGQSRYSKRPHIFQNLGEGTYFHSGLLAIRQAVAAKVNITYKILFNDAVAMTGGQPVDGPISVDAITRQLAAEGITRIAVVSDAQENYDSRSGLAPFTTVHHREELDAVQREMREIPGVTAIVYEQTCAAEKRRRRKRGTMDDPARRMVINDLVCEGCGDCGKKSNCLSVQPKQTEFGVKRQIDQSSCNKDYSCADGFCPSFVSVMGGSLRKPNPDKIAARFADDLAALPLPNYSAAEDPAEILAEILIVGVGGTGVVTIGAVLAMAAHLEGKTSSVLDFMGFAQKGGAVYSYLRVAGDATRLNQARIDPKQAQLVLACDTVVAASPDALKTVRLGRTRVVANAHVAPTGAFTRDGTKLPDAGGLLRSLRRAAGSDRVEVVDANRVVTALFGDSILANVFLMGVAFQKGLLPVGLEALTRAIELNGTGVPANLRAFAFGRLAAHRPELLATLGAEEDAPATDLATIVERRAAFLADYQDRAYADRYRALVERARQAEARVAPGSTALAEAVARSAFKLMAYKDEYEVARLHSDPAFRKSLEERFEGDWKPVFHLAPPLLSRDTNGYGEPRKMALGAWILPVFRGLSAMKRLRGTALDPFGYTAERKMERALIARYEATVAEIAERLSADRLATAVELAALPQEIRGFGPVKHRALEAVEPRWRALEQRLRERTAQAA comes from the coding sequence ATGCCGAAAGGCCTGCGGGCGGAACGGGCGGAGATCGACCGGAGCTATCGCCTGGACGACCGCTACAGCCGGGCCGAGGGCCAGGTCTATCTGTCCGGCACCCAGGCGCTGGTCAGGCTGCTGCTGCTCCAGGCGGAAAGCGACCGACGGGCGGGGCTGAACACCGCCGGCTTCGTCAGCGGCTATCGCGGCTCGCCGCTGGGCGGGCTGGATCAGGCGCTGTGGCAGGCCAGCCGGCATCTCGACGCCCATGCCATCAGCTTCGTCCCCGGCGTGAACGAGGATCTGGGCGCCACCGCCGTGATGGGCACCCAGCAGGTCGAATCCTCCGGCGAGGGCACCGTCGATGGCGTGTTCGGCATGTGGTACGGCAAGGGGCCGGGGGTGGACCGCTCCGGCGACGTGCTGAAGCATGCCAACGCCTATGGCAGCTCGCCGCGCGGTGGCGTTCTGGCGGTGGCCGGCGACGACCATGGCTGCGTGTCCTCCAGCATGCCGCACCAGAGCGACCTTGCGATGATCGCGTGGTCGATGCCGGTGCTGAACCCGTCGGGCGTGCGCGAGTTCCTCGATTTCGGCCTCTACGGCTATGCGCTGTCGCGCTTTTCCGGGGCCTGGGTCGGGTTCAAGGCGATCTCGGAATCGGTGGAAAGCTCCGCCACCGTGCGGCTGCCGTCGCTCGACCGCGGCTTCCTGCCGGTGGAGTTCGATCCGCCGCCGGGGGGCTTGCATTACCGCTGGCCCGACCTGCCCAGCCTCGCCATCGAGGAACGGCTGGCCGCCAAGGTCGCGGCGGTGAAAGCCTTCGCGCGCGTCAACCGCATCGACCGCACCGTTCTTGGCCGGGGCGGCTGGCTGCGCATCGTCACCACCGGCAAGGCGCATCTCGACCTGATGGAGGCGTTGCGCGTGCTGGGCATCGGCCCGGTGGAGGCGGCGGAGATCGGGCTGTCGGTCCACAAGATCGGCCTGTCCTGGCCGCTGGAACCCGACTTCGCCTTGACCGCTGCCCGCGGTGCCGAGGAGATCCTGGTGGTCGAGGAAAAGGCTCCCGTCGTCGAGGGCCAGTTGAAGGACCTGCTGTTCCACCTGCCGGCCGGCGAGCGTCCGCGCGCCGTGGTCGGCAAGACTGACGAGTTCGGCGCCCATCTCCTGCCCGCCACCGGGGAACTGCGCCCCTGGATCGTCGCGAAGGCCCTGGTGGAGCGCATCCGCCACCGCTTCCCGGAGCGTGACTTCTCCGCCCGCTTGGCCGACCTGCTGCCGGGCGAGACCCCCGCCGCCCCCGCCCTGCCGCGCACCCCCTATTTCTGCTCCGGCTGCCCGCACAACAGCTCCACCAAGGTGCCGGAGGGCAGCAAGGCGATGGCCGGCATCGGCTGCCATTTCATGGCCTCCTGGATGGACCGCGACACGGTCGGCCTCAGCCAGATGGGTGGCGAGGGCGTCAGCTGGATCGGGCAGTCGCGCTACAGCAAGCGCCCGCACATCTTCCAGAATCTGGGCGAGGGCACCTATTTCCATTCCGGGCTGCTGGCGATCCGGCAGGCGGTGGCCGCCAAGGTCAACATCACCTACAAGATCCTGTTCAACGACGCCGTCGCCATGACCGGCGGCCAGCCGGTCGACGGGCCGATCTCCGTCGACGCCATCACCCGCCAGCTGGCGGCGGAGGGCATCACCCGCATCGCCGTGGTCAGCGACGCGCAGGAGAACTACGACAGCCGGTCAGGCTTGGCTCCCTTCACCACCGTGCATCACCGTGAGGAGCTGGACGCCGTCCAGCGCGAGATGCGCGAGATCCCCGGCGTCACCGCCATCGTCTATGAGCAGACCTGCGCCGCCGAGAAGCGCCGCCGGCGCAAGCGCGGCACCATGGACGACCCGGCGCGCCGCATGGTCATCAACGATCTGGTCTGCGAAGGCTGCGGCGATTGCGGCAAGAAGTCGAACTGCCTGTCGGTACAGCCGAAACAGACCGAATTTGGCGTGAAGCGGCAGATCGATCAGTCGAGCTGCAACAAGGATTATTCCTGTGCCGACGGCTTCTGCCCCAGCTTCGTCTCGGTGATGGGCGGAAGCTTGCGCAAGCCGAACCCCGACAAGATCGCCGCCCGCTTCGCCGACGATCTGGCGGCATTGCCGCTGCCGAATTACTCCGCCGCCGAGGATCCGGCCGAGATCCTGGCCGAGATTTTGATTGTGGGCGTCGGCGGCACCGGCGTCGTTACAATCGGCGCGGTGCTGGCGATGGCGGCGCATCTTGAGGGCAAGACGTCTTCCGTGCTCGACTTCATGGGCTTCGCGCAGAAGGGCGGCGCAGTCTACAGCTACCTCCGCGTGGCCGGCGATGCGACGCGGCTCAATCAGGCGCGGATCGACCCGAAACAGGCGCAGCTGGTGCTGGCTTGCGACACGGTGGTCGCCGCCTCGCCCGACGCGCTGAAGACGGTACGGCTGGGCCGGACGCGGGTGGTGGCGAACGCCCATGTCGCGCCGACCGGCGCCTTCACCCGCGACGGCACCAAACTGCCCGATGCCGGCGGGCTGCTGCGGAGCCTGCGCCGCGCCGCCGGATCCGACCGGGTGGAGGTGGTGGACGCCAACCGGGTGGTCACCGCCCTGTTCGGCGACAGCATCCTCGCCAACGTCTTCCTGATGGGCGTCGCCTTCCAGAAGGGGCTGCTGCCGGTCGGGCTGGAGGCGCTGACCCGCGCCATCGAACTGAACGGCACCGGCGTCCCCGCCAACCTGCGCGCCTTCGCCTTCGGCCGCCTCGCCGCGCACCGGCCGGAGTTGCTGGCGACGCTGGGGGCGGAGGAGGATGCGCCCGCCACAGACCTCGCCACCATCGTCGAGCGCCGCGCCGCCTTCCTCGCCGACTATCAGGACCGCGCCTATGCCGACCGCTATCGCGCGCTGGTGGAGCGGGCGCGGCAGGCGGAGGCCCGCGTCGCCCCCGGTTCGACCGCGCTGGCCGAAGCGGTGGCGCGCAGCGCCTTCAAGCTGATGGCCTACAAGGACGAGTATGAGGTCGCCCGCCTGCACAGCGACCCGGCCTTCCGCAAAAGCCTGGAGGAGCGCTTCGAAGGCGACTGGAAGCCGGTCTTCCACCTCGCCCCGCCGCTGCTGTCGCGCGACACCAACGGCTATGGCGAGCCGCGCAAGATGGCGCTGGGCGCCTGGATCCTGCCGGTGTTCCGCGGTCTGTCGGCGATGAAGAGGCTGCGCGGCACTGCGCTCGACCCGTTCGGCTACACAGCGGAGCGGAAGATGGAACGCGCGCTGATCGCCCGCTATGAGGCGACGGTGGCGGAGATCGCCGAGCGGCTGTCGGCCGACCGGCTTGCCACCGCGGTGGAGCTGGCGGCCTTGCCGCAGGAAATCCGCGGCTTCGGCCCGGTCAAGCACCGCGCGCTGGAGGCGGTCGAGCCGCGCTGGCGGGCGCTGGAACAGCGGTTGCGGGAGCGGACTGCGCAGGCGGCGTGA
- a CDS encoding DMT family transporter — protein sequence MSGTATGGQPWLRLMPGLFVLLWSTGFIGAKYGLPYVEPLTFLLIRLGLVAVVLALVALVSRAPWPRDWPTAGRIALAGLLVHGVYLSGIFIAISQGLPAGVTALVVGIQPLLTAALSGPLLGERVTGRQWAGLLLGLAGVGLVVREKLSIDAAHLVPFAYALVALVGITLGTLYQKRHGGGMDLRSGTAIQYGATALALAVAAPLTETMQVQWTGEFVFALLWLCFVLSVGAIFLLFALIRRGAAAKVASLFYLTPPVTALIAWLLFGEKLGLVALAGMAVAVCGVALVNRK from the coding sequence ATGAGCGGAACCGCGACGGGCGGCCAACCCTGGCTGCGCCTGATGCCGGGCCTTTTCGTGCTGCTGTGGAGCACCGGCTTCATCGGCGCGAAATACGGCCTGCCTTACGTGGAGCCGCTGACCTTCCTGCTGATCCGGCTGGGGCTGGTCGCCGTGGTGCTGGCGCTGGTGGCGCTCGTCAGCCGCGCGCCCTGGCCCAGGGACTGGCCGACCGCCGGGCGGATCGCGCTGGCCGGGCTGCTGGTCCACGGCGTCTATCTCAGCGGCATCTTCATCGCCATCTCACAGGGCCTGCCGGCCGGGGTGACCGCGCTGGTCGTCGGCATCCAGCCGCTGCTGACCGCCGCCCTGTCCGGCCCGCTGCTGGGAGAACGGGTGACCGGACGGCAATGGGCCGGACTGCTGCTGGGCCTTGCCGGCGTCGGGCTGGTGGTGCGGGAGAAGCTGTCCATCGACGCCGCGCATCTGGTCCCGTTCGCCTATGCGCTGGTGGCGCTGGTCGGCATCACGCTGGGCACGCTGTACCAGAAGCGCCATGGCGGCGGCATGGATCTGCGCAGCGGCACCGCCATCCAATACGGCGCCACCGCGCTCGCCCTGGCCGTCGCCGCCCCGCTGACCGAGACGATGCAGGTGCAATGGACCGGGGAGTTCGTCTTCGCCCTGCTGTGGCTGTGCTTCGTGTTGTCGGTCGGCGCCATCTTCCTGCTGTTCGCCCTGATCCGCCGCGGTGCTGCGGCAAAGGTCGCCAGCCTGTTCTACCTGACCCCGCCGGTCACCGCGCTGATCGCCTGGCTCCTGTTCGGCGAGAAGCTGGGCCTCGTGGCATTGGCCGGCATGGCGGTGGCGGTCTGCGGCGTGGCGCTGGTGAACCGGAAGTAG